Proteins found in one Raphanus sativus cultivar WK10039 unplaced genomic scaffold, ASM80110v3 Scaffold0512, whole genome shotgun sequence genomic segment:
- the LOC108809386 gene encoding probable protein phosphatase 2C 35, which produces MGCVQCKCCSRYPPSSSSSGDSRRRGGDAKVKPGVVVEKPLSSSIQVPSPNFDMVYSVLSQRGYYPDSPDKENQDAYCIKTELQGNPNVHFFGVFDGHGVFGTQCSSFVKDRVVEMLSEDPALLQDPEKAYKSAFLRVNEELHESEIDDSMSGTTAITVLVVGDKIYVANVGDSRAVLAVKDRNRVLAEDLSYDQTPFREDECERVKACGARVLTVDQVEGLKDPNIQTWASEESEGGDPPRLWVQNGMYPGTAFTRSVGDCTAEGIGVTAEPEVSMVHLSPNHLFFVVASDGIFEFLPSQAVVDMVGRYADPRDGCAAAAAESYKLWLEHENRTDDITIIIVQIKNLSSE; this is translated from the exons ATGGGTTGCGTTCAATGCAAATGTTGTAGCCGTTACCcaccttcatcatcatcatcaggagATTCTCGTAGACGTGGCGGAGACGCTAAGGTCAAACCCGGCGTCGTCGTTGAGAAGCCTCTCTCGTCATCAATCCAGGTCCCTTCTCCCAATTTCGACATGGTTTACTCTGTTCTCTCTCAGCGAGGGTACTACCCTGACTCGCCTGATAAGGAGAACCAAGACGCTTACTGCATCAAAACCGAGCTCCAGGGAAACCCTAACGTTCATTTCTTCGGCGTCTTCGATGGCCACGGCGTGTTCGGTACGCAATGCTCGAGTTTCGTTAAGGACAGAGTCGTGGAGATGCTGTCTGAAGACCCTGCTCTGCTTCAAGATCCGGAGAAGGCTTACAAGTCTGCTTTCTTGAGGGTTAACGAGGAGTTGCACGAGAGCGAGATCGATGATTCGATGAGTGGGACCACTGCCATTACGGTTCTTGTCGTTGGGGACAAGATCTATGTCGCTAATGTAGGTGACTCGAGAGCTGTGTTGGCTGTTAAAGACAGGAACAGAGTTCTAGCAGAGGATTTGTCTTATGATCAGACGCCTTTCAGGGAAGATGAATGCGAGAGGGTGAAAGCGTGTGGAGCAAGAGTGTTGACTGTTGATCAAGTTGAAGGGTTGAAAGATCCGAATATACAAACATGGGCTAGCGAAGAGAGCGAAGGAGGTGACCCGCCTAGGCTTTGGGTACAGAACGGGATGTATCCAGGAACAGCGTTCACGAGAAGCGTTGGAGACTGTACAGCTGAGGGGATTGGTGTTACCGCAGAGCCTGAAGTGTCTATGGTTCATCTTTCGCCGAATCATTTGTTCTTTGTTGTTGCAAGTGATGGGATCTTTGAGTTTCTTCCAAGCCAAGCTGTTGTTGATATG GTGGGGAGATACGCTGATCCGAGAGATGGATGTGCAGCAGCTGCAGCGGAATCATACAAACTGTGGTTGGAGCATGAGAATAGGACTGATGATATCACAATTATCATTGTACAAATCAAAAACCTGTCTAGTGAATGA
- the LOC108810618 gene encoding probable galacturonosyltransferase-like 4 — translation MASRSRSYTQLLGLLSFNLLLFTTSTKAVRVGVILHKPSAPTLPVFREAPAFRNGDQCGNHEADYIHIAMTLDTNYLRGTMAAVLSLLQHSTCPENLSFHFLSLAHFENDLFTSIKSTFPYLNFKIYQFDPSLVRSKISKSIREALDQPLNYARIYLADIIPTSVDRIIYLDSDLVVVDDIEKLWHVEMEGKVVAAPEYCQANFTYYFTKAFWSDPELVKVLEGKRPCYFNTGVMVVDVGKWRRGMYTQKVEEWMTVQKQRRIYHLGSLPPFLLIFAGDIKAVDHRWNQHGLGGDNFEGKCRTLHPGPISLLHWSGKGKPWLRLDSRKPCSVDHLWAPYDLYRSSRHSLEE, via the coding sequence ATGGCCTCAAGGAGCCGCTCCTACACACAACTCCTAGGCCTCCTGTCCTTTAACCTCCTCTTGTTCACAACCTCCACAAAGGCAGTTCGTGTTGGAGTCATTCTCCACAAGCCTTCTGCTCCAACCCTTCCTGTATTCAGAGAAGCCCCCGCTTTCAGGAACGGTGATCAATGCGGGAACCATGAGGCTGACTACATTCATATCGCCATGACGCTCGACACAAACTACCTCCGTGGAACAATGGCTGCTGTCTTGTCTCTCCTTCAACATTCCACTTGTCCTGAAAACCTCTCTTTTCATTTCCTCTCCCTCGCTCATTTCGAAAACGACCTCTTCACCAGCATCAAATCCACCTTTCCTTACCTCAACTTCAAGATTTATCAGTTTGATCCAAGCCTAGTCCGCAGCAAAATATCAAAATCCATCAGGGAAGCCCTAGACCAGCCTCTAAACTACGCGAGAATCTACCTCGCCGATATCATTCCCACCAGCGTTGACCGGATCATATACCTAGACTCGGACCTAGTCGTGGTAGACGACATAGAGAAGCTATGGCATGTTGAAATGGAAGGAAAAGTCGTGGCGGCTCCAGAGTACTGCCAGGCAAACTTTACGTATTATTTCACAAAAGCTTTCTGGTCGGACCCGGAACTAGTCAAAGTACTTGAAGGGAAACGACCGTGTTATTTCAACACGGGCGTGATGGTCGTGGACGTTGGTAAATGGAGGAGAGGAATGTATACACAAAAGGTAGAAGAGTGGATGACGGTTCAGAAGCAGAGGAGGATCTACCATTTGGGATCATTACCTCCGTTTCTGCTTATATTCGCGGGTGATATAAAAGCCGTTGATCATCGGTGGAACCAGCATGGGCTCGGAGGGGACAACTTCGAAGGGAAGTGTAGAACGTTGCATCCTGGTCCTATAAGTCTTCTTCATTGGAGTGGGAAAGGGAAGCCATGGTTGAGACTAGATTCGAGGAAGCCTTGTAGTGTGGATCATCTATGGGCTCCGTATGATCTTTACCGTTCATCAAGACATTCGTTAGAAGAGTAG